Proteins encoded within one genomic window of bacterium:
- a CDS encoding TetR/AcrR family transcriptional regulator: MAEPADLNRRERRKRELHGRILEVAAALFEGQGFHETKVADICVQADIAHKTFFNHFPTKLDLLREIAHDGVEQLVLDIEDIRKAERGTPERIHRFFDTVAEQIAEAGPGNRELLTQAVHLISGDAAERSDQVRRLRAAFTAIVEDGIARGDVTRRHDVESLTELIIGAYYVLIFNYANLDDFPVRERARATG, from the coding sequence ATGGCCGAGCCTGCTGATCTGAATCGCCGTGAGCGCCGCAAACGCGAACTGCATGGTCGGATTCTCGAGGTCGCCGCGGCCCTCTTCGAGGGGCAGGGCTTTCACGAGACCAAGGTTGCCGATATCTGCGTGCAGGCCGACATCGCCCACAAGACCTTCTTCAACCACTTCCCCACCAAGCTCGACCTGCTGCGCGAGATCGCCCACGACGGCGTCGAGCAGCTCGTCCTCGACATCGAGGACATCCGCAAGGCCGAGCGGGGAACGCCGGAGCGCATCCACCGCTTCTTCGACACCGTCGCCGAGCAGATTGCCGAGGCCGGGCCCGGAAATCGCGAGCTCCTGACCCAGGCGGTGCACCTGATCAGTGGCGATGCCGCCGAACGCTCGGATCAGGTGCGGCGGCTGCGCGCCGCGTTCACAGCCATCGTCGAGGACGGAATCGCCCGCGGTGACGTCACCCGCCGTCACGACGTGGAGTCGCTGACCGAGCTGATCATCGGCGCCTACTACGTGTTGATCTTCAACTACGCGAACCTCGATGATTTCCCCGTTCGCGAGCGCGCACGCGCAACGGG
- a CDS encoding PaaI family thioesterase, producing MENIRKWVEDSPYSRFLGVRLDYLSEQTARIVLPYQDENSNPGNVLHGGCAASLGAIGGQVLARAVLGEDSGPWHTAQMQVNYLAAAIGEDVVADAELLRRGKQLCFISVVVHTTEGKPIAQITTTVRGRMGAEPAQTVKAAGDHGEADPGPMGPHIGRVPFIGNRGIRVDHMTGGTSRLVMPFRDDNADLAGGVHEGAVLALLDTAGAMASWAESGPGRYKASTASMQLQNLAPAPKADLVAYGRCVQRDDEMFWSDVEVASAEDGQITARGTVLYRIVT from the coding sequence ATGGAGAACATCCGTAAGTGGGTCGAGGACTCGCCCTACAGCCGCTTCCTGGGCGTTCGCCTCGACTACCTGAGCGAGCAGACCGCGCGCATCGTGCTGCCTTATCAGGACGAGAACTCGAACCCGGGAAACGTCCTGCATGGTGGTTGCGCGGCATCCCTTGGAGCGATCGGTGGCCAGGTCCTCGCCCGCGCCGTACTCGGTGAAGATTCCGGCCCGTGGCATACGGCCCAGATGCAGGTGAACTATCTGGCCGCGGCCATCGGGGAAGACGTCGTGGCCGACGCCGAACTCTTGCGACGTGGCAAACAGCTCTGCTTCATCTCGGTCGTCGTTCACACGACCGAGGGCAAGCCCATCGCCCAGATCACGACCACCGTACGCGGCCGAATGGGCGCGGAGCCCGCGCAAACCGTGAAGGCGGCCGGCGACCACGGCGAGGCGGATCCCGGCCCGATGGGCCCGCATATCGGCAGGGTCCCGTTCATCGGCAACCGCGGCATCCGCGTGGATCACATGACCGGCGGAACCTCGAGGCTCGTCATGCCGTTCCGCGACGACAATGCGGATCTCGCCGGCGGTGTTCACGAGGGCGCAGTCCTGGCGCTGCTCGATACCGCGGGGGCCATGGCCTCCTGGGCCGAGAGCGGCCCGGGCCGCTACAAGGCATCCACCGCCAGCATGCAGTTGCAGAACCTGGCTCCGGCCCCGAAGGCCGACCTGGTCGCCTACGGTCGCTGCGTTCAGCGCGACGACGAGATGTTCTGGTCCGATGTCGAGGTCGCAAGCGCGGAGGATGGTCAGATCACCGCACGCGGAACGGTCCTCTACCGGATCGTCACCTGA
- a CDS encoding enoyl-CoA hydratase — MPLNPDAVGRKGQPERRSWTSEESMLYALGVGAGTEELAFTTENTKDTPQRALPTMAVVLGGGGIPFGEIGTFNPALMLHGAQGIELLSEIPPEGEIESTGSIAALWDKGEGKAGVAELVSESVDVATGKPLLRTRMTAFFRGEGGFGGERGPAPEWSRPDRQPDHEVRYATRLDQPLLYRLSGDRNPLHSDPSFAKLGGFERPILHGLCTYGFTGRALLHAICESDPARFKAMDARFSKPVMPGDELTVRMWVDGETCLFQTTNQNDEVVIDQGVMRFA, encoded by the coding sequence ATGCCCCTGAACCCGGATGCCGTCGGCCGCAAAGGCCAACCCGAACGCCGAAGCTGGACCTCCGAGGAATCCATGCTCTATGCCCTTGGTGTAGGCGCCGGCACCGAAGAGTTGGCGTTCACCACCGAGAACACCAAGGACACCCCCCAACGCGCGCTGCCGACCATGGCCGTCGTGCTAGGAGGTGGTGGCATACCCTTCGGCGAGATCGGCACCTTCAACCCGGCGCTGATGCTGCACGGGGCCCAGGGCATCGAGCTGCTGAGCGAGATCCCGCCGGAAGGCGAGATCGAGAGCACCGGCTCCATCGCCGCCCTTTGGGACAAGGGCGAGGGCAAGGCCGGTGTTGCGGAACTGGTCTCGGAATCCGTCGACGTTGCGACGGGAAAGCCGCTCCTGCGAACCAGGATGACGGCTTTCTTTCGGGGAGAAGGCGGTTTCGGCGGCGAGCGCGGGCCAGCGCCGGAATGGAGCCGACCCGATCGGCAGCCGGATCACGAGGTTCGCTATGCGACCCGCCTCGATCAGCCGCTCCTGTACCGCCTGTCCGGGGACCGCAATCCATTGCATTCGGATCCGTCTTTCGCCAAGCTCGGCGGCTTCGAGCGCCCCATCCTGCACGGCCTGTGCACCTACGGCTTCACGGGGCGGGCGCTGCTCCACGCGATCTGCGAGAGCGACCCGGCCCGCTTCAAGGCCATGGATGCGCGTTTCTCCAAGCCCGTCATGCCCGGCGATGAACTGACGGTGCGGATGTGGGTCGATGGCGAGACGTGTCTCTTCCAGACGACGAATCAGAACGATGAAGTCGTCATCGATCAGGGCGTGATGCGCTTCGCCTAG